A region from the Cryptococcus gattii WM276 chromosome H, complete sequence genome encodes:
- a CDS encoding dynein intermediate chain, putative (Similar to TIGR gene model, INSD accession AAW45478.1~Dynein intermediate chain, cytosolic (DH IC) (Cytoplasmic dynein intermediate chain) (Short wing protein)), producing MSDRRRQEIEEKRAKLAELRRARDERKQLLAQAEKGSGLGSAEPLTTNRRDVNELVDSLLARPATPLTGPSSTRPSTIGTPARPSGSTPPVSIPGTPGGRVSRLSNDGSLSRAACSTVGGTSIGVPGNIDQESMVSPPPFQTVDFVDHQAELFELPSKSAKAAPVTYSKAIQTMTSTSISTDDIDYDGGQSDGEDNTGRRRRRKGAADENGKETEDEMRKRILEELDEERKSLEKELRELRTKTEELKIAELSDEQRQAIFAAPDFTSFIEESTRIVQRALSDGYDYIKDYTIGIDGAFDESEGHKVKLFCAFSDERWTNGRSVTDVDWSPKFPELSVASYNKNPSAVNDPDGIVAVWNLHLLERPEFVFHSPSDVLSVTFSPYHPTLIFGGTYSGQVLLWDTRAKHLPVLKTPLSATGHTYPIYAMKMVGTQNANNLISSSTDGLVCSWLADMLAQPQEALPLTMPAHNKSDEVSITCLDFPDNETSTFWIGTEEGSVYQANRYDRASAKAGLNSEEAYRGHAAPVTGIHFHPGTGSIDFSDLFLTSSVDWTVKLWRTKDASTAKGASGTQASGKGEDKTVAPVHSFEEANDYVFDVKWHPHHPAVFGTVDGSGKFDLWNLNQHVEVPIVSTNVSSRAINKLAWDRSATARKVALGSSDGKVYIYDVAEKLVMPRDSEWVEMQKNVQSLAASRESANGMLGSESVSGATGKYRL from the exons ATGAGCGACAGGAGACGGCAAGAGAtcgaggagaagagagcAAAGCTTGCAGAGCTCAGACGCGCCAGGGACGAACGAAAACAGCTCCTTGCCCAAGCAGAGAAAGGTTCAGGTTTAGGTTCAGCTGAA CCATTAACCACAAACAGAAGAGATGTCAATGAACTGGTCGATTCACTCTTGGCCCGACCCGCAACACCGCTCACAGGCCCATCCTCCACTCGCCCATCAACAATCGGTACCCCTGCCAGACCATCTGGATCAACTCCTCCGGTTAGTATACCAGGTACGCCAGGCGGCAGAGTAAGTCGGCTGAGCAATGACGGGAGCCTGAGCAGAGCCGCCTGCTCGACAGTCGGGGGAACGTCGATTGGTGTGCCGGGAAATATTGATCA GGAAAGTATGGTCTCGCCTCCTCCGTTCCAGACTGTAGACTTTGTGGATCATCAGGCAGAGCTGTTTGAGCTCCCTTCAAAG TCCGCGAAAGCGGCGCCTGTCACCTATTCGAAAGCTATCCAAACTATGACCTCCACGTCTATCTCTACAGATGACATTGATTATGATGGTGGTCAATCCGATGGAGAAGATAACACTGGTCGCcggcgaagaagaaaaggtGCAGCAGACGAGAATGGAAAAGAAACTGAGGATGAGATGCGGAAGAGGATATTGGAAGAGCTGGATGAAGAGAGAAAGTCTTTGGAAAAAGAGCTTAGGGAATTGAGAACGAAGACGGAAGAGCTGAAAATCGCTG AGTTATCGGATGAACAACGACAAGCCATTTTTGCAGCACCAGATTTTACGTCGTTCATTGAAGAGTCTACTCGAATCGTCCAAAGGGCCCTAAGCGATGGGTACGATTACATCAAAGACTACACTATTGGTATCGACGGTGCATT TGACGAGTCAGAAGGACACAAAGTTAAACTGTTCTGTGCCTTTTCAGATGAGCGTTGGACAAATGGAAGATCTGTAACCGACGTGGACTGGTCACCCAAA TTCCCCGAGTTGAGTGTCGCATCCTATAATAAGAACCCTTCTGCAGTCAACGATCCCGACGGCATCGTTGCAGTATGGAACCTTCATCTCCTCGAAAGACCTGAATTTGTCTTTCACTCTCCC TCGGACGTACTTTCCGTGACTTTTTCACCCTATCACCCTACTCTCATTTTCGGTGGCACATACTCCGGTCAAGTGCTCCTGTGGGATACTCGAGCAAAGCATTTGCCGGTCCTGAAAACCCCATTATCAGCCACCGGTCACACCTATCCCATTTACGCTATGAAAATGGTTGGCACGCAGAATGCCAACAACCTTATCTCCAGTAGTACAGATGGGCTCGTTTGTTCCTGGTTAGCTGATATGCTGGCTCAACCACAA GAAGCTCTTCCACTTACCATGCCTGCTCATAACAAGTCCGACGAAGTGTCGATCACGTGTCTCGACTTCCCGGACAACGAGACATCGACTTTCTGGATTGGTACTGAAGAAGGATCCGTCTACCAGGCCAATCGTTACGACCGTGCATCTGCCAAGGCAGGACTCAACTCTGAAGAAGCGTATCGAGGCCATGCCGCTCCTGTTACAGGTATCCACTTCCATCCTGGTACAGGCTCTATTGACTTCTCCGATCTTTTCCTTACCAGCTCTGTCGATTGGACAGTTAAACTGTGGCGAACGAAAGATGCTAGCACTGCAAAGGGAGCTTCCGGAACGCAGGCCAGtggaaagggagaagacAAGACCGTGGCCCCTGTGCATTCGTTTGAAGAGGCAAACGACTATGTGTTTGATGTCAAATGGCATCCCCATCATCCCGCTGTCTTTGGTACTGTTGACGGGTCTGGGAAGTTTGACTTATGGAATCTTAACCAGCATGTTGAA GTACCTATCGTCTCAACCAATGTCTCTTCCCGTGCAATCAACAAACTCGCTTGGGACCGCTCAGCGACAGCACGCAAGGTTGCTTTGGGCTCATCTGACGGCAAGGTATACATTTACGATGTAGCAGAGAAGTTAGTCATGCCTCGGGATAGTGAATGGGTGGAAATGCAGAAGAATGTGCAGAGTTTGGCGGCCAGCAGGGAAAGTGCAAATGGTATGCTTGGAAGCGAGAGCGTCTCGGGAGCTACAGGAAAATATAGGTTATGA
- a CDS encoding uncharacterized protein (Similar to SGTC gene model, INSD accession EAL19031.1): MRPTLTFLAFLPLIAAFDCSLTASSISYDLSPLTGLRTASKDSSTPPTTSEAKVSMNLCAAEGLGKEDGVADEDQCPENTRVCLKLVNHKPSSSEPDRVTAVVPFWLVDTPDSDITTTPLGKNGEQGLKITVKGQEYAGLRQSVNLTLLCDTSSDSPNPTLVSYTAGALSLEWATPDACPRSGDSSSPSSSDGSGGGFFSFVKTLFWLIIIGLILYFAIGIFYNHQQYSARGWDLIPHRDFWREVPTLVQDLVSHVMANVRGSGSGGRGGYSSLG; this comes from the exons ATGCGCCCAACATTAACTTTCCTTGCTTTCCTTCCCCTCATTGCCGCCTTTGACTGTTCTCTCACGGCGTCCTCCATCTCTTACGACCTTTCGCCCTTGACCGGCCTTCGCACAGCATCCAAAGATAGCTCTACACCGCCAACTACATCGGAAGCGAAGGTCTCTATGAATTTATGTGCGGCAGAAGGTTTAGGGAAGGAGGACGGTGTCGCCGATGAGGACCAG TGCCCCGAAAATACAAGGGTCTGCCTCAAGCTTGTAAACCACAAGCCTTCATCCTCAGAGCCAGATCGAGTGACGGCTGTGGTTCCATTCTGGCTGGTCGATACACCAGACTCTGATATCACAACAACGCCTTTGGGAAAGAACGGAGAACAAGGTTTGAAGATTACCGTAAAAGGGCAGGAGTATGCTGG GCTTCGCCAATCTGTCAACCTTACACTCTTGTGCGACACATCGTCAGACTCTCCTAACCCAACCCTCGTCTCCTATACTGCCGGTGCCCTCTCTCTCGAATGGGCAACTCCCGATGCTTGCCCACGCTCGGGAGATTCTTCTAGCCCATCTAGCTCAGACGGAAGTGGGGGCGGATTCTTCTCCTTTGTAAAGACTCTCTTCTGGTTAATTATCATTGGGTTGATTCTGTACTTTGCCATTG GGATATTCTACAACCATCAACAATATTCTGCCAGAGGCTGGGACCTTATTCCACACCGTGATTTTTGGCGAGAAGTGCCGACCCTTGTTCAAGATTTAGTTTCCCACGTTATGGCTAACGTGCGGGGTTCAGGTAGCGGAGGCAGGGGGGGCTACAGCAGTCTTGGTTAG
- a CDS encoding Hypothetical Protein (Similar to TIGR gene model, XP_572971.1): MAANHGVFFHPPQPLSSPTTPAFTPSRKRRAASPTLDSDPLSPWHQSGPPTSFTDTPHREKRRRPNLANGFSSLSISPTATQSPTVPDQPRADDDDEGIGPSVYPRNDDVKVEVLPDNTNRLSDHQHPFHRTHAPQWDPYHARLSSSSSSASPTTSTDETNDSDAIFTRNHPRIKRYDGTAQQADEIVQPDGSSMFTGPDLGVEDVTGVLPPLRARRPREEDVEVMGHAGKKRRVSEMDIDMSTMDGNTEDASIEEKDKLRGRKTVWYEPEKDRIVITSLSDSDSRSSRSPSPETDSRHLSQPGEQGFTISPSLLTHLMNAQRDNDLKGPLRDLLKNNQKSLTLYRPLDIPADRWKESIVKTWEDAQNYDDSGRFEEIDDAEDFGNNMPSTGNDDVAMGMEGTVPAWQPDAWNMGEAGMGGSGAVSGDGDVDMAMDVE, from the exons ATGGCCGCGAACCATGGTGTCTTCTTCCACCCACCACAGCCACTCTCCTCTCCCACCACCCCCGCCTTCACCCCATCCCGCAAGCGCCGAGCCGCGTCTCCCACCCTAGATTCAGATCCCCTCTCTCCATGGCACCAATCTGGTCCTCCTACATCTTTCACAGATACTCCTCACCGTGAGAAGCGTAGGCGCCCCAACCTGGCGAATGGCTTCTCCAGTCTATCCATCTCACCGACAGCCACCCAGTCTCCTACCGTTCCCGATCAGCCCAGAGCCGATGACGACGATGAGGGCATTGGCCCTTCCGTCTATCCCAGGAATGACGACGTCAAAGTGGAGGTATTACCTGACAATACTAACCGTTTGTCCGATCACCAACATCCCTTTCACCGTACCCATGCACCCCAGTGGGATCCATACCATGCTCGACTATCCTCGTCTTCGTCCTCTGCTTCTCCGACGACATCGACTGACGAGACAAATGATTCTGATGCCATCTTTACGCGCAACCATCCGCGTATAAAACGATATGATGGGACAGCACAACAAGCAGATGAAATTGTCCAGCCGGATGGCTCTTCCATGTTCACCGGGCCAGATCTGGGCGTTGAGGATGTCACTGGTGTTCTTCCACCATTACGAGCCAGAAGACCCAGGGAAGAGGATGTTGAAGTGATGGGGCATGCTGGGAAGAAACGGAGAGTGAGTGAAATGGACATTGACATGAGCACCATGGACGGAAATACGGAAGATGCGTCAATAGAGGAAAAGGACAAGTTGAGAGGACGCAAGACGGTGTGGTATGAACCAGAGAAGGACC GCATAGTGATTACATCATTATCCGATTCGGACTCCAGATCGTCGCGTTCGCCATCTCCTGAAACCGACAGCAGACACCTCTCTCAACCAGGGGAACAAGGATTTACAATATCCCCATCTCTCCTCACACACTTGATGAACGCACAGCGGGACAATGACCTGAAAGGTCCTCTGCGGGATCTACTCAAAAACAACCAAAAGAGTCTTACTCTTTACAGACCCCTTGACATCCCTGCTGACCGATGGAAAGAGTCCATTGTCAAGACGTGGGAAGACGCGCAAAATTACGATGACTCGGGGAGATTTGAAGAGATTGACGACGCTGAGGACTTTGGCAACAACATGCCCTCGACGGGCAATGACGATGTAGCGATGGGTATGGAAGGCACAGTACCTGCATGGCAACCAGATGCTTGGAATATGGGAGAGGCTGGAATGGGAGGAAGTGGCGCTGTCAGCGGTGATGGAGACGTGGATATGGCTATGGACGTGGAATAA
- a CDS encoding cyclin-dependent protein kinase regulator, putative (Similar to TIGR gene model, INSD accession AAW45479.1) codes for MVLSGQATPSEAGPSKPSLTPGPSAYHESSQFRHWRFSPSTLDRIRSELNTKSVEVARRNTELEKEAQKSLGHDIADPPPAATYLTVNDELLLLRFYCSQVSRICREGFGLPEVVESTAISYVKRFYLKNSVMEWHPKIIMPTCLYLAAKTTNFPIPADQFVSKIPKLTSEDVLEKEFLVAQSLSFEFWVHGADKALRGWTLDMQDQPNPPLEAIQKAIAPAFTHLSTSYLSDAEFIFTPSQISLACLRMADKKLVEGFLEGRYAAHAAAIASNSVDGAEESKAGTPVQGPAPLYGMEKSRLLEILEQIEAIIQTAAVGLDVKKVKEVDKRLRQCTNPEKIPGTALYIKRKQEKEATEAAAKAAKTLKAQSSAADSDVFFGGSLPLSNAQSKSRVPLSPRVNLNGNQKAGGAEVEMSDTGMGIQGESGGLLMGGKGLKDVGLPLSKD; via the exons ATGGTCCTATCAGGACAAGCTACACCCTCAGAGGCCGGTCCATCGAAGCCCTCTCTGACTCCAGGCCCTTCCGCGTACCACGAATCTTCACAGTTCCGTCATTGGCGCTTTTCCCCGTCGACGTTGGATAGAATACGGTCGGAGTTGAATACCAAATCGGTCGAAGTGGCTAGGAGGAATACGGAGCTAGAGAAG GAAGCTCAAAAATCACTAGGGCACGACATTGCCGACCCACCACCAGCCGCAACTTATCTTACAGTCAACGATGAACTTTTGCTTCTCCGCTTTTATTGTTCACAAGTATCTAGGATCTGCCGCGAAGGCTTTGGTCTTCCAGAGGTGGTAGAATCAACAGCAATCAGTTATGTTAAAAGGTTCTACCTCAAGAACAGTGTCATGGAATGGCATCCTAAGATCATCAT GCCAACATGCCTTTATCTAGCCGCCAAAACCACCAATTTTCCCATTCCCGCGGACCAATTCGTGTCCAAGATCCCAAAGCTCACTTCGGAAGATGTCTTGGAGAAAGAGTTTCTGGTCGCTCAAAGCCTGTCCTTCGAGTTTTGGGTGCATGGAGCGGATAAGGCTTTGAGAGGTTGGACACTGGATATGCAA GATCAACCGAATCCGCCACTAGAGGCAATTCAAAAGGCCATCGCACCAGCTTTTACACATCTCTCCACATCCTACCTTTCAGATGCCGAATTTATTTTTACACCGTCGCAAATATCCTTAGCTTGCTTGAGAATGGCGGACAAAAAACTGGTTGAAGGCTTCTTGGAAGGGCGATATGCTGCTCATGCGGCTGCGATCGCTTCAAATTCAGTGGATGGGGCTGAAGAAAGCAAAGCTGGGACGCCAGTCCAAGGGCCCGCACCCCTATATGGTATGGAAAAATCCAGGCTCTTGGAGATCCTTGAACAAATTGAAGCCATAATCCAGACAGCTGCCGTCGGATTGGATGTCaagaaggtgaaggaggTTGATAAGCGATTGAGACAATGTACGAACCCCGAAAAGATCCCGGGAACTGCCTT ATATATCAAGCGAAAGCAAGAGAAAGAGGCGACCGAGGCAGCAGCTAAAGCAGCTAAAACACTCAAGGCTCAGTCTTCCGCCGCGGATAGCGACGTGTTCTTCGGTGGTTCTCTTCCACTATCCAACGCTCAAAGCAAATCAAGGGTCCCTTTGTCCCCCCGAGTCAACCTCAACGGCAATCAGAAAGCTGGAGGCGCTGAAGTGGAAATGAGCGATACTGGGATGGGTATCCAGGGGGAAAGTGGAGGACTGTTAATGGGAGGGAAAGGATTGAAGGATGTGGGCCTACCTTTATCGAAGGATTAA
- a CDS encoding choline kinase, putative (Similar to TIGR gene model, INSD accession AAW45675.1), producing MVVTPTRPPVEPAGPPLSPLALASTVLASSSDSYSSSQSGSRSLQRHRRTSGSSFSKLSEFSLDPPLLDKKDQYAASPDQIDENGVNDVRHVALSVDASEWRHPVFKQKVLAILRRLHVPRWSSPLLTPTNIHLQKVSGAMTNAVFFVSFNPAPNPTSPSESPLLTPTIPPSDPSHPPPLTPDQYPHTLLFRVYGPSSDALISRSEELRILHVLSTQYGIGPRIFGTFTNGRVEEFFPSRALTAQELRDPIISRGIARRMRELHSVDLRLLGYEQGRATEPALWICLKEWSEAAEDVISSLTSLGGTLEAWVERLSLHRIQEEIAIYRNFVESQSGKGNGVVFAHNDTHYGNLLRLDVELPPNTPEHCRYIVIDFEYASPNPRGYDIANHFHEWRADYHHPTLSHSLIPHFPYPTPNQREDFYRAYLSVEVDGRNGEEVVGKRKDVPADKVAALEREVRIWSPGCSINWALWGLVQAEEQICALVTKKEGYVPEFDYLAYATERLEMFRDEAKKLGVPL from the exons ATGGTGGTCACTCCCACCCGCCCTCCCGTCGAGCCAGCAGGCCCTCCTCTCTCCCCCCTGGCACTCGCCTCCACTGTCCTTGCAAGCAGCTCAGACTCCTACTCTTCCTCGCAATCTGGGTCAAGGTCGCTACAAAGGCATAGAAGGACATCAGGAAGCAGCTTTTCAAAGTTATCCGAGTTCAGCTTGGACCCTCCCCTTCTCGACAAAAAGGATCAGTACGCTGCCTCGCCTGACCAGATTGACGAAAACGGTGTCAACGACGTTCGGCATGTTGCGCTGAGTGTGGATGCCAG CGAATGGCGGCATCCAGTTTTCAAGCAAAAAGTCCTGGCCATCTTACGACGCCTC CACGTTCCGAGATGGTCCTCTCCTCTTTTAACGCCCACCAACATCCACCTTCAAAAAGTGTCGGGCGCCATGACAAATGCCGtcttttttgtttcttTCAATCCCGCTCCGAACCCAACTTCGCCTTCGGAATCGCCCCTGCTAACCCCTACCATTCCTCCATCCGACCCATCCCACCCTCCACCACTCACCCCCGACCAGTATCCGCACACTCTTCTCTTCAGAGTCTATGGCCCCTCCTCGGATGCACTCATCTCCCGATCGGAAGAATTACGTATACTCCACGTTCTTAGTACTCAATATGGCATTGGCCCCAGAATTTTTGGCACTTTTACCAATGGCCGAGTCGAGGAATTCTTCCCATCACGCGCTTTGACCGCTCAAGAATTACGCGACCCTATTATTTCTCGTGGCATTGCTCGGCGGATGCGCGAACTTCATTCGGTGGACTTGCGTCTTTTGGGATACGAACAAGGTCGTGCTACGGAGCCAGCATTATGGATATGCCTCAAAGAATGGTCCGAAGCAGCCGAGGATGTTATCAGCTCTTTAACATCTCTGGGCGGGACATTGGAAGCGTGGGTAGAGCGTTTATCTTTACATCGTATCCAGGAAGAAATTGCAATCTACAGGAACTTTGTAGAATCGCAAAGTGGAAAAGGTAACGGCGTGGTGTTTGCTC ACAACGACACACACTATGGAAATCTGTTGCGCCTCGATGTTGAGCTTCCGCCCAACACGCCTGAACATTGTCGT TATATTGTGATTGACTTTGAGTATGCCTCTCCCAACCCGCGTGGGTACGATATTGCCAACCATTTCCACGAATGGCGAGCAGACTACCATCACCCGACTCTCTCTCATTCCCTCATTCCTCATTTCCCCTACCCTACACCTAATCAGCGTGAAGATTTTTATCGAGCATACTTATCGGTCGAAGTGGATGGAAGGAATGGCGAAGAAGTGGTAGGTAAACGCAAGGATGTTCCAGCAGACAAGGTCGCTGCTCTTGAACGTGAAGTAAGGATTTGGAGTCCGGGGTGCAGTATAAACTGGGCGTTATGGGGTTTGGTTCAAGCTGAAGAACAGATCTGTGCCTTGGTCACGAAAAAGGAAGGGTATGTCCCAGAATTCGATTATCTT GCGTACGCCACTGAGCGACTTGAAATGTTCCGGGATGAAGCCAAGAAGCTTGGAGTTCCGTTATAG